The following nucleotide sequence is from Gammaproteobacteria bacterium.
CTTTTCTCGATATAAAAGCATTCGCCATTCTGGTAGGGGCCAAAGGTCATTCCAGATTCGATAATGGGTGGGGTAGTCATGGTAGTGCGAACTCCATTTCCTCTTCGTAAAGACGAATGGACTCGTTGATAATTGGATTTTCTGGCATACCGTCCTTTAGATTGTCCATGTGCCAACCTTCATTATCGACTGAGATCACCGGGATAGACCAATGATGTATCTGGGATATCAAAAATAATTTCTTTACTACAAAATAGGAGTGGCTAGCGAGAAAAAACTGGATGCCACGTTCGGCCAGTATTGCCACAATATCTAGCAGGCTAGCGATGGCGCTGGGATGGAGTGCCGATTCGGGTTCATCGATAAACACGATAGAACTGGTGTCCAGATAGCGGTTGCCGAGTAAGGCATCAAGTATCGCAATCTTTTTGATACCCTCGGCGGTTACTCCTATCGGAAATTTGTGGCGTCCCTTCAGAAATTGCCAGCGACTCGACGCATCATCGTATTCTACTGTCCCACTAAGCATTTTCTCAAGCGTTTGTCTTGCTGTGACAAATTCCTTATAATTCCTTCCCTTTGTTGTTGGGATGCGTAGCGCGCGTGCTAAATCAACATAGGTATCGTCAAAACCGAATATTTTGTCTTGGTCACGGGATTTTAGGATTATCTGATGTAGTGAAAGGACTTCCTTTGCTGGTAAAAAAACTGAATTACTACTGCGTGGTGGGACATGATTTTCTAGGGAAGAAATTTGTTTACTGGTATCTTTGCCGAACCCATAACTAAATTCACGACCATCGAGCATAATGCGGCAAAAGAGCGGCGCGTCAGCGCCCTTGGCGACCAGATCGCCAATTTTATCCGCCTGGAATGTCCAATAGAGCTTATCCGCCAAGATTTCCGATGCGGAGCGTTGCTCATTGCCGCGCTTGTACTCTTCCAGAGTGCGTAGGGCGCTGTACATAGCCTTGAGTAAAAAGGTTTTGCCACTACCGTTACCGCCGATCACAAGATTTATCTTTCCAATGGCGTGCCAGTCAATCTTTGATAAGGGGCCAAAGTTTCTCAACTCAACCTTGTCTAGCATTGCGGTGCCTCGTGGAATCGTAAAAATACCAAACTTCACGACAACTCAAGCCGTTACCCATGGTTTGATTCAACTTCAACCGTCATTCCCGTAGAGATTGCCGAGATCTCGA
It contains:
- a CDS encoding AAA15 family ATPase/GTPase → MLDKVELRNFGPLSKIDWHAIGKINLVIGGNGSGKTFLLKAMYSALRTLEEYKRGNEQRSASEILADKLYWTFQADKIGDLVAKGADAPLFCRIMLDGREFSYGFGKDTSKQISSLENHVPPRSSNSVFLPAKEVLSLHQIILKSRDQDKIFGFDDTYVDLARALRIPTTKGRNYKEFVTARQTLEKMLSGTVEYDDASSRWQFLKGRHKFPIGVTAEGIKKIAILDALLGNRYLDTSSIVFIDEPESALHPSAIASLLDIVAILAERGIQFFLASHSYFVVKKLFLISQIHHWSIPVISVDNEGWHMDNLKDGMPENPIINESIRLYEEEMEFALP